Proteins encoded within one genomic window of Brachybacterium muris:
- a CDS encoding Y4yA family PLP-dependent enzyme, with product MTEEPTLREACQGTPPLSARLEPWMQELLADPATCSSLLERYGSPLNVHDFSALPRNAAELTEVAEASGVDLRIFVARKANKTLGMVRAAHRAGLGVDVGSERELAQVVEAGVPPHDVVVTAAIKPDPVLRLALKSRSLLVLDNLDEVAASRRVAEQVTGAPSAEPGRPADWASDAPEPFPVALRLAPRPSDLIPPTRFGESARTWLELIDSGGLGDLLKVDGVHFHLHGYDPIARATALGEALELIDALRERGLAQDGAFVDIGGGIPMSYLDDAEQWDTFWHAHDRQASASGPGGGDRAADDGQPAAAPDAGGDAPAAPLTWRGEPLRQVYPYHQQVIRGPWLEQLLGHEIRPGTAAGQALRERGVQLRCEPGRSMMDGCGMTLARVIQRTSASDGVPLVGLEMNRTQCRSTSDDFLVDPILVRTGEDGSRKRSDPFEGFLVGAYCIEAELILRRRLAFPQGVAVGDVIALPNTAGYLMHILESASHQIPLASNVERVGGGAAGGSGGDRPSAEVADRSSTDGADRSSTAVEGSDSRPDVPGFNRDGIDRVLPIRA from the coding sequence GTGACCGAGGAACCCACCCTGCGCGAGGCATGCCAGGGAACCCCGCCGCTGTCGGCCCGTCTGGAGCCGTGGATGCAGGAGCTGCTGGCGGACCCTGCGACCTGCAGCTCGCTGCTGGAGCGCTACGGGAGCCCGCTGAACGTGCACGACTTCTCCGCGCTGCCGCGCAACGCCGCAGAGCTCACGGAGGTGGCCGAGGCCTCCGGGGTGGACCTGCGGATCTTCGTGGCCCGCAAGGCCAACAAGACCCTCGGCATGGTGCGGGCCGCGCATCGCGCCGGGCTGGGGGTCGACGTGGGCAGCGAGCGCGAGCTGGCCCAGGTGGTCGAGGCCGGTGTGCCACCGCATGACGTGGTGGTCACCGCGGCCATCAAGCCCGATCCGGTGCTGCGCCTGGCCCTGAAGTCCCGCTCACTGCTGGTGCTCGACAACCTCGACGAGGTGGCCGCCTCCCGGAGGGTCGCCGAGCAGGTCACCGGCGCCCCGAGCGCGGAACCAGGTCGACCCGCGGACTGGGCCTCCGATGCCCCCGAGCCGTTCCCCGTGGCGCTGCGCCTCGCGCCCAGGCCCAGCGACCTGATCCCGCCCACCCGCTTCGGGGAGTCGGCCCGCACCTGGCTCGAGCTGATCGACTCCGGTGGCCTGGGTGACCTGCTGAAGGTGGACGGTGTGCACTTCCACCTGCACGGCTATGACCCGATCGCGCGCGCCACCGCCCTCGGGGAGGCGCTGGAGTTGATCGACGCGCTGCGCGAGCGCGGCCTGGCCCAGGACGGCGCGTTCGTGGACATCGGCGGCGGCATCCCGATGAGCTACCTGGACGATGCTGAGCAGTGGGACACCTTCTGGCACGCCCACGACCGGCAGGCCTCGGCGTCGGGCCCCGGCGGGGGTGATCGCGCGGCCGACGATGGCCAACCCGCGGCTGCCCCCGACGCCGGCGGGGACGCCCCAGCCGCCCCGCTGACCTGGCGCGGGGAGCCGCTGCGGCAGGTGTACCCCTACCACCAGCAGGTGATCCGCGGGCCCTGGCTGGAGCAGCTCCTGGGCCACGAGATCCGCCCGGGCACCGCTGCCGGGCAGGCCCTGCGGGAGCGCGGGGTGCAGCTGCGCTGCGAGCCGGGCCGCTCTATGATGGACGGCTGCGGCATGACACTGGCGAGGGTCATCCAGCGCACCAGTGCCAGCGACGGCGTGCCCCTGGTGGGGCTGGAGATGAACCGCACCCAGTGCCGCTCCACCTCCGACGACTTCCTGGTGGACCCGATCCTGGTGCGCACCGGTGAGGACGGCAGCCGGAAGCGCTCGGACCCGTTCGAAGGGTTCCTGGTGGGCGCCTACTGCATCGAGGCCGAGCTGATCCTGCGTCGGCGCCTCGCCTTCCCGCAGGGTGTGGCCGTGGGCGATGTGATCGCCCTGCCCAACACCGCCGGGTACCTGATGCACATCCTGGAGAGCGCCTCCCACCAGATCCCCCTGGCCTCCAACGTGGAGCGCGTCGGCGGTGGAGCGGCAGGCGGATCCGGAGGTGACCGCCCAAGCGCAGAGGTGGCGGACCGCAGCAGCACGGACGGCGCGGACCGCAGCAGCACCGCTGTCGAAGGCAGCGATTCCCGTCCTGATGTGCCCGGGTTCAATCGCGACGGCATCGACCGGGTGCTGCCCATCCGGGCCTGA
- a CDS encoding FAD/NAD(P)-binding protein — protein MTEQPYVPTGTAHPTGTAHPARSDGAARPIRNDRTALPLAAAETPLRPAAGAPLRIAVVGAGPKALYALEELTALLDAAGSATATGDDAGAARSESSAASGLTVTVIDPVAVPGTGTAYHPGQPHHLRLNVTAAILDEPATGDFPAYPSWVQDPYPPLADEPYPPRAVVGEYLAQRWQQMIHGLSRHARVEQARARVTDLRREGSAWHLTTDTVPADVGPVDEVLIVTGHAAGHRGALVHHWSSPLPLVPAVLPAEWMLSAEQVPPGSRVAVRGGALTFIDACLTLTEGRGGTFTESTDVDATGGTEADAPSRLVHSRGPHEPTVIRPITRQGLLLDAKPDPGTTLTAAGERAVEQARARFTSDQGMGPDAVLAIVVDAATAMLEGTSAPKQHASTSGRDTRDTVVDSRAAVAHTLSTGAEPDLPRGPGRAEAALRRSIETAQGHRSPGPAWALGRVWQTLYSQISAGLRGSDAPEEEWARFRQAAQALERFAFGPPLVNARKLLAMIDSGAVDLSWMDGEAGIDGAGIHEAPVADSSDATATTRHDDATATGRHDDATATGRHDDAPSGGDVDVVIDAVLTPPGLLNLTDELAGSLLRRGLVQVRPGRRGAMIDEAGSPVGRDDAPLVAADGQTVAGLALIGRPTEDHVIGHDSLNRHLHHEGRCWARRIAERITGADDAAPAVAASPAVAASPAVPADGSAPAIPAEGSAPAIPAEGSAPAAPAPAVAPE, from the coding sequence GTGACTGAGCAGCCCTACGTCCCGACCGGCACCGCCCATCCGACCGGCACGGCCCATCCGGCCCGCAGCGACGGTGCTGCCCGCCCGATTCGCAACGACCGCACCGCACTGCCCCTGGCAGCCGCTGAGACACCGCTTCGCCCGGCCGCTGGTGCGCCGCTGCGGATCGCCGTCGTCGGTGCCGGCCCGAAGGCGCTGTACGCGCTGGAGGAGCTGACCGCGCTGCTGGATGCTGCGGGCTCCGCCACGGCCACCGGCGACGACGCGGGAGCTGCGCGCTCCGAATCGTCCGCAGCATCCGGCCTGACCGTGACGGTGATAGATCCTGTCGCCGTGCCGGGCACCGGCACCGCCTACCACCCCGGCCAGCCGCACCACCTGCGGCTGAACGTGACCGCGGCGATCCTGGATGAGCCCGCCACCGGCGACTTCCCCGCGTACCCTAGCTGGGTGCAGGACCCGTACCCGCCGCTGGCCGACGAGCCGTACCCGCCGCGCGCGGTGGTCGGCGAGTACCTCGCCCAGCGCTGGCAGCAGATGATCCACGGTCTCTCCCGCCATGCCCGCGTGGAGCAAGCCCGGGCCCGGGTGACGGACCTGCGGCGCGAGGGCAGCGCTTGGCATCTGACCACCGACACTGTTCCCGCGGACGTCGGTCCGGTGGACGAGGTGCTGATCGTCACCGGTCACGCCGCTGGCCACCGTGGCGCCCTGGTGCACCACTGGAGTTCCCCCCTCCCCCTGGTCCCGGCGGTGCTGCCCGCTGAGTGGATGCTCAGCGCCGAGCAGGTCCCGCCCGGTTCCCGGGTCGCGGTGCGCGGCGGGGCGCTGACCTTCATCGACGCCTGCCTGACCCTCACCGAGGGCCGCGGCGGCACCTTCACCGAGAGCACCGACGTCGACGCGACCGGCGGCACCGAGGCGGATGCCCCTTCACGCCTGGTGCACTCCCGCGGGCCGCACGAGCCGACCGTGATCCGGCCGATCACCCGGCAGGGCCTGCTGCTGGACGCGAAGCCGGACCCTGGAACAACTCTGACCGCGGCCGGCGAGCGCGCCGTCGAGCAGGCCCGCGCCCGATTCACCTCCGACCAGGGCATGGGCCCGGACGCGGTGCTGGCGATCGTGGTCGATGCCGCCACCGCCATGCTCGAGGGAACATCCGCGCCCAAGCAGCACGCCAGCACCTCGGGACGGGATACGCGCGACACCGTCGTCGACTCTCGCGCGGCCGTCGCGCACACGCTAAGCACCGGTGCGGAACCCGATCTGCCCCGCGGCCCGGGGCGCGCCGAGGCGGCGCTGCGTCGCAGCATCGAGACGGCCCAGGGCCACCGCTCGCCCGGTCCGGCCTGGGCGCTGGGCCGCGTGTGGCAGACCCTCTACTCCCAGATCTCCGCCGGCCTGCGCGGCAGCGACGCCCCCGAGGAGGAGTGGGCGCGCTTCCGGCAGGCCGCCCAGGCGCTGGAGCGCTTCGCCTTCGGCCCTCCGCTGGTCAACGCCCGCAAGCTGCTGGCGATGATCGACTCCGGCGCGGTGGACCTGTCCTGGATGGACGGTGAGGCTGGCATCGACGGCGCTGGCATCCATGAGGCGCCGGTGGCCGACAGCTCCGACGCCACTGCCACCACCCGGCACGATGACGCCACTGCCACTGGCCGGCACGACGACGCCACTGCCACTGGCCGGCACGACGACGCACCGTCGGGCGGCGATGTCGACGTGGTGATCGACGCGGTGCTCACCCCGCCCGGTCTGCTGAACCTCACCGACGAGCTGGCGGGGTCGCTGCTGCGCCGCGGCCTGGTTCAGGTGCGGCCCGGCAGGCGGGGGGCGATGATCGACGAGGCCGGCTCCCCCGTCGGCCGCGATGACGCGCCACTGGTCGCCGCCGACGGTCAGACCGTGGCCGGGCTCGCGCTGATCGGGCGGCCCACAGAGGACCATGTCATCGGCCACGACTCGCTAAACCGCCACCTGCACCACGAGGGCCGATGCTGGGCCCGGCGGATCGCGGAGCGCATCACGGGCGCTGACGACGCCGCTCCCGCCGTAGCGGCCTCCCCAGCCGTAGCGGCCTCCCCAGCCGTACCGGCGGACGGATCTGCTCCTGCCATACCGGCAGAAGGATCTGCTCCTGCCATACCGGCAGAAGGATCTGCTCCTGCCGCCCCCGCCCCCGCTGTCGCCCCCGAGTGA